A region from the Maridesulfovibrio zosterae DSM 11974 genome encodes:
- a CDS encoding bifunctional acetate--CoA ligase family protein/GNAT family N-acetyltransferase yields MSVINLEYLFQPRSIAVIGATNDPANAGNILMRNLMGGGFLGPVMPVSTDAEAISGVLTYKEVEDLPKVPDLAIICRPLPECPELLCKLREIGVKATALIGSGFSSMPEAEQHRLRGELLRAAKSPQMRILGPKSLGFIVPALNLNASIAPLPAKAGKIAFVSQSDSFIPTVLDWAAINDIGFSHVISLGSRIDLTFGDVLDYLGSDAQTRSILLYIESINDARGFMSAARAASRHKPVLAIRPGQSLQHVTHELARIDNTMIARADEVYDVAFRRAGMLRVQTIDGLFDAAQTLASLRQPMRGNRLAIIANGTSAGLTAADGLIRRGGKLADLSEETAEKLNIIFEEQWSKSNPVTIKYDTTGQKYLDALKVLIKDKGVDAVLIVHVPFAGISSVEVAEVVASGLKRVRRMVLTAWLGSGMSRKSRRVFSHAGIPTYESADQAVRAFMYMAEYQRNQELLTETPDSLPTDFFPDTTTARDIVHNAITEGRELLNEPESRRVLAAYGLPVVETKVALSAREAVIAADEIGCPVALKIRSPQISQPYDVGGVVLDLESTEKVWESAVTMLTRVNRQRPDAYIEGFTVQKMGRRLGAHELFISASADKTFGPIIHFGHGGMTREVVRDQAVAMVPLNMSLARELIGRTRISRLLSGTPTQHPADIDDLCLTLIQVSQLFIDIPQISYLDINPLYGDETGVLALGAKIMVAECGEDCPQLAIRPYPRELEECVVLKDGKQVTLRPIRPEDEPAHYEFLDQVSDEDMRMRFFGVVRRDFDHKDMSRFTQINYDREMAFIATAMGANGKPETLGVVRTSTKPDNSEAEFAIVVRSDLKGSGLGSMLFHKIIRYTKERRTHWLVGQTMFENKAMQGLSRKFGFEINENYDEDLVEMRLDCSKEE; encoded by the coding sequence ATGAGCGTTATTAATCTGGAATATCTTTTTCAGCCGAGATCTATTGCCGTTATCGGTGCAACTAACGACCCCGCAAATGCCGGCAATATCCTCATGCGAAACCTTATGGGCGGAGGCTTTCTCGGTCCTGTAATGCCGGTAAGTACTGATGCTGAAGCTATTTCAGGTGTACTTACATATAAAGAAGTTGAGGATCTGCCAAAAGTTCCTGATCTGGCAATAATATGCCGTCCTCTCCCGGAGTGTCCCGAACTGCTATGCAAACTCAGAGAGATTGGGGTTAAGGCTACTGCTTTAATCGGCTCGGGGTTCAGTTCCATGCCTGAAGCAGAGCAGCATCGTCTTCGCGGTGAACTTTTGAGAGCGGCCAAGTCGCCTCAGATGCGCATTCTCGGTCCCAAAAGCCTTGGTTTTATTGTACCTGCACTAAATCTTAATGCCAGTATTGCTCCGCTCCCTGCAAAAGCCGGAAAAATAGCTTTTGTTTCACAGTCTGATAGCTTTATTCCTACTGTTCTGGATTGGGCGGCGATTAATGATATAGGTTTTTCTCATGTTATTTCACTTGGAAGCCGCATAGATCTTACTTTCGGGGATGTATTGGATTATCTGGGTTCTGACGCTCAGACCCGTTCAATTCTGCTTTATATAGAGTCTATTAATGATGCCCGTGGCTTTATGTCTGCTGCCAGGGCTGCATCGCGCCATAAACCTGTTCTTGCAATCCGGCCTGGACAATCTTTACAACATGTTACCCATGAACTTGCCAGAATTGACAACACTATGATTGCACGGGCCGATGAAGTGTATGATGTAGCTTTCCGGCGTGCGGGAATGTTGCGGGTGCAGACTATTGATGGACTTTTTGATGCGGCTCAGACTCTTGCGAGCCTTCGCCAGCCTATGCGGGGAAACCGTCTTGCAATCATTGCAAACGGGACCAGTGCAGGGCTTACTGCAGCTGACGGCCTTATTAGACGTGGTGGCAAACTCGCAGACCTTTCTGAGGAAACGGCTGAAAAACTGAATATTATTTTTGAAGAGCAGTGGAGTAAATCCAATCCGGTTACTATTAAATATGATACTACAGGCCAGAAATACCTGGATGCACTTAAAGTTCTTATTAAAGATAAAGGTGTAGATGCGGTTTTAATTGTGCATGTTCCATTTGCCGGAATTTCAAGTGTTGAAGTTGCGGAAGTTGTTGCTAGCGGGCTTAAAAGAGTGAGGCGTATGGTACTTACGGCCTGGCTTGGGTCAGGAATGTCCCGCAAATCCAGAAGAGTTTTTTCCCATGCCGGTATTCCTACTTACGAAAGTGCAGATCAGGCTGTACGTGCTTTTATGTATATGGCCGAATATCAACGCAATCAGGAACTTCTTACTGAAACTCCAGACTCACTGCCTACAGATTTTTTTCCCGATACTACCACTGCCCGCGATATTGTACATAATGCTATTACTGAAGGACGTGAACTGCTCAATGAACCAGAGTCCCGTAGGGTTTTAGCCGCTTACGGATTGCCTGTTGTTGAAACAAAAGTTGCGCTTTCCGCCCGTGAAGCGGTAATCGCCGCGGATGAAATTGGTTGTCCTGTTGCTCTCAAGATACGTTCCCCGCAGATAAGTCAGCCTTATGATGTTGGTGGAGTGGTTCTGGATCTTGAAAGTACTGAAAAAGTATGGGAATCGGCAGTTACCATGCTCACCCGCGTCAACCGCCAGCGTCCGGATGCTTATATTGAAGGCTTTACTGTTCAGAAAATGGGACGGCGCCTTGGTGCTCATGAGCTTTTCATTTCCGCTTCTGCCGATAAAACCTTCGGGCCTATTATCCACTTCGGCCATGGCGGTATGACTCGCGAAGTAGTGCGTGATCAAGCTGTTGCAATGGTCCCCCTTAATATGAGTCTTGCACGTGAACTTATCGGCAGAACACGTATTTCGAGACTTCTTTCAGGGACTCCTACCCAGCATCCGGCAGATATTGACGATCTATGCCTGACTTTGATTCAGGTCTCACAGTTATTTATTGATATTCCTCAGATATCCTATCTTGATATTAATCCTTTGTATGGTGATGAAACCGGGGTTCTGGCCCTTGGGGCTAAAATTATGGTTGCCGAGTGCGGCGAAGACTGCCCGCAGCTTGCAATCCGCCCGTATCCGCGGGAATTGGAGGAATGTGTCGTTCTTAAAGATGGTAAACAGGTAACTCTACGTCCTATCCGTCCTGAAGATGAACCTGCACATTATGAGTTTCTTGATCAGGTATCTGATGAAGATATGCGTATGCGTTTTTTTGGCGTTGTACGTCGCGATTTTGATCACAAAGACATGTCTCGTTTCACACAAATAAACTATGACCGCGAAATGGCTTTCATTGCCACAGCTATGGGCGCTAATGGAAAGCCGGAAACACTCGGTGTGGTTAGAACTTCAACTAAGCCTGACAATTCTGAGGCTGAATTTGCCATCGTAGTGAGATCTGATCTTAAGGGGAGCGGACTTGGCAGTATGCTTTTTCATAAAATTATTAGGTACACTAAGGAACGCAGAACCCACTGGCTGGTTGGGCAGACGATGTTTGAAAATAAGGCGATGCAAGGTCTTTCACGAAAATTTGGATTTGAAATTAATGAAAATTACGATGAAGATCTTGTAGAAATGAGACTTGATTGTTCTAAAGAAGAATAG
- a CDS encoding queuosine precursor transporter: MNELLWIGFALMDLTLVLIVYRFFGKTGLFGLIVFNLILCNIQVLKTIQLFGMTTTLGNILYASVFLSTDMLSEFHGKEEAKKAVYLGFMILLMAVVYMQLALKFVPAADDFVQPHLEVIFGFLPRIALGSICAYLVSQLHDVYVFHLLKDKFGERRLWLRNNVSTFLSQLLDSSVFCFIALWGLFPFDVWLEILFTTYLFKVIVAIMDTPFLYMARRIHTKVYGA; encoded by the coding sequence ATGAATGAATTACTATGGATAGGCTTTGCCTTAATGGATTTAACCCTTGTTTTGATTGTATACAGATTCTTCGGCAAGACTGGATTATTTGGATTGATCGTTTTTAATCTTATTTTATGCAATATTCAGGTGTTGAAGACGATTCAGCTTTTTGGAATGACTACAACTCTGGGTAATATTTTGTATGCCAGTGTTTTTCTTTCGACTGATATGTTAAGTGAATTTCATGGTAAAGAAGAGGCTAAAAAGGCTGTCTATCTGGGATTTATGATACTTTTGATGGCTGTTGTTTACATGCAGCTGGCCCTTAAATTCGTCCCTGCGGCAGATGATTTTGTTCAGCCTCATCTTGAGGTGATATTTGGATTTTTACCCAGAATAGCACTGGGAAGTATTTGTGCATATCTTGTCTCACAATTGCACGATGTTTATGTTTTTCACCTTCTTAAGGATAAGTTTGGCGAAAGACGTTTATGGCTTAGAAATAATGTCTCTACATTTCTAAGTCAGTTACTTGATTCTTCTGTTTTTTGTTTTATTGCTTTGTGGGGACTTTTCCCATTTGATGTATGGCTGGAAATTCTTTTCACAACTTATCTGTTCAAGGTTATCGTAGCTATTATGGATACTCCGTTCCTATATATGGCTAGGCGCATTCATACTAAGGTTTATGGAGCATAA
- the dapF gene encoding diaminopimelate epimerase, which produces MSKMFGRSIPFYKMQGCGNDFVIIDNRELGVSVAKMPEWAEKICQRAFGVYADGLLFIENAPQGSGLDFVWQFYNSDGSRAEMCGNASRCVGRLAHALDIAGEQHTFGSDAGPIKVQVFPLLDEVKVQLTSPEGVALNQTIEVDGEKYQYHFANTGVPHVVVQVADVGDVDVKKLGRALRSHEAFAPAGTNVNFVQIDDNDSLIVRTYERGVEDETYACGTGVSAVQVTLNRLGLTDAAVRIKTSGGEILKVIIEDGNVFLQGGAELTFSGELYLDALGVDL; this is translated from the coding sequence ATGAGTAAAATGTTCGGTAGATCTATTCCTTTTTATAAAATGCAAGGCTGCGGTAATGATTTTGTTATAATCGATAATCGTGAGCTTGGTGTGTCCGTGGCAAAAATGCCGGAATGGGCTGAAAAAATTTGTCAGCGTGCTTTTGGCGTTTATGCAGATGGATTATTATTTATTGAAAATGCACCGCAAGGTTCAGGTCTTGATTTTGTCTGGCAGTTTTACAATTCAGATGGATCTAGAGCTGAAATGTGTGGCAATGCATCACGCTGTGTAGGCAGGCTTGCTCATGCCCTGGACATTGCAGGGGAACAGCATACATTTGGCTCTGATGCTGGGCCGATTAAAGTTCAGGTTTTTCCACTTCTTGATGAAGTTAAAGTTCAACTGACTTCTCCTGAGGGAGTTGCTTTGAATCAGACTATTGAAGTTGATGGCGAAAAATATCAGTATCATTTTGCTAACACAGGTGTTCCACATGTCGTAGTGCAAGTTGCCGATGTGGGAGACGTTGATGTCAAAAAGCTTGGCAGAGCCTTAAGATCTCATGAAGCTTTTGCCCCTGCCGGAACTAATGTTAATTTTGTCCAGATAGATGATAATGACAGCCTTATTGTTCGTACTTACGAACGCGGGGTTGAAGATGAGACTTATGCCTGCGGAACGGGAGTAAGTGCTGTTCAGGTTACTTTGAACCGTCTTGGACTTACTGATGCAGCTGTCCGCATCAAAACGTCCGGTGGTGAAATTCTTAAAGTTATTATCGAAGATGGTAATGTCTTTCTGCAAGGAGGGGCTGAATTGACCTTTTCCGGCGAATTATATCTTGATGCACTAGGTGTTGATTTATAA
- a CDS encoding phage regulatory CII family protein — protein sequence MANNELTKLLQDVVLKNDKPARDVASEINKPYPTLLREINPEDKGAKVGIEELIPIMRSTGSIRPLTRLANIMGYVLVPMDINPEDPDEANYMALDLMDGFGRYSKALKSALQADPSDDLVNSVEQEGFEAITAILTMVHYLRKRSEEEKAKNAPRLAQIS from the coding sequence ATGGCGAATAACGAACTTACTAAGCTTTTACAGGATGTTGTACTCAAAAATGATAAGCCTGCACGCGATGTTGCAAGCGAAATCAATAAGCCGTATCCGACTCTTCTTCGTGAAATCAACCCTGAAGATAAAGGTGCAAAAGTTGGTATCGAAGAGCTTATTCCCATTATGAGATCTACCGGTAGTATCCGTCCTTTGACCAGACTTGCCAATATCATGGGTTACGTACTTGTTCCTATGGATATCAATCCCGAAGATCCTGATGAAGCAAACTATATGGCTCTTGATCTTATGGATGGATTTGGAAGATACTCCAAGGCTCTGAAAAGCGCTTTGCAGGCAGATCCTTCTGATGATCTGGTCAACTCTGTTGAGCAGGAAGGTTTTGAAGCGATCACTGCGATTCTGACTATGGTTCACTATCTGCGTAAAAGATCTGAAGAAGAGAAGGCTAAAAACGCCCCCCGTCTTGCTCAGATCAGCTAG
- a CDS encoding methyl-accepting chemotaxis protein — protein MRFSLRQKIITIACGAAIIPILVMFIITTILEGRLELCMKDEVRSLIVSHTSQITSDLYEECRTSAQLLVDETERATMALESLMDDSGTVKVLNTVSTWPVNNHRTEGMTEIIIPVMTFGEHRLTYKKRKKNSLPFLTEAFHISGAYCTIFQRVNTEGDMLVVDTTSPDEKGHRRLGDIFYSLDKSGQISTIIKDVLSGRTVKKYENEDHGTRFVIYIPMRDQNDNIVGMFAIHMEDNIVEVLRKSMLNTTVGKSGHVWVVGTRGENKGKYIVSNSAENDGEYVDSVGGKKGFIYELIDQAIQNGDGKISSKIYLWKTKSDKTGRTKLSVFTYFKEWGWLIGAGVYLDEYQGITDRLTGVLDYLVEWLIVSGIILLLITLAISFYVSGLIANPVSHMVDLVKIVADGDLFSAKKSLVSVEANCPNARRAIRGINDRESLDETGQLYLAVRDMVETLNSLVSQVQRSGIQVTTSSTEIAASARQLEVTFNTQAAATNQISATSTEISANSGELAGTMHKVNNSASQMATLAHDGQDGLKTMIRIMDDLSLATSSITDKLAEINKRANSIEGIVATITKVADRTNLLSLNAAIEAEKAGKFGQGFSVVAAEIRRLADQTSVAALEIENMIANMRFSVDSGVTEMNKFAEDVRFGASKATKLGKKLEGIMTGVRELNPRIEMVNDGMTAQAEGAEQISEAMYQLSETASDTSDALGEFNRAAAQLNEAVQGLRSEVSNFKVSE, from the coding sequence ATGCGATTCTCACTCAGACAGAAAATTATAACCATTGCCTGTGGGGCTGCAATTATACCCATTTTGGTTATGTTTATTATAACTACTATTCTTGAAGGTCGCCTTGAGCTCTGCATGAAAGACGAGGTTCGTTCTTTGATCGTATCTCATACTTCACAGATTACCAGTGATCTTTATGAAGAGTGCAGGACTTCGGCACAATTGTTAGTAGATGAAACGGAACGAGCTACCATGGCCTTAGAGTCTCTTATGGACGACAGCGGGACAGTGAAGGTTTTAAACACCGTTTCAACATGGCCTGTTAATAATCATCGGACAGAGGGAATGACTGAGATTATCATTCCGGTCATGACTTTTGGTGAACATAGACTGACTTATAAAAAACGCAAAAAAAATTCATTACCTTTTCTTACAGAAGCATTTCACATTTCAGGAGCTTATTGCACGATATTTCAACGTGTTAATACAGAAGGTGACATGCTGGTAGTCGACACGACATCTCCGGATGAAAAAGGCCATCGCAGGTTGGGTGACATCTTTTATTCACTGGATAAAAGCGGTCAGATTTCCACTATTATTAAAGATGTTTTATCCGGCAGGACAGTAAAAAAATACGAAAACGAGGACCATGGGACCCGTTTTGTGATTTATATTCCCATGCGTGATCAAAATGATAATATAGTCGGTATGTTCGCAATTCACATGGAAGACAATATTGTTGAGGTCTTGCGTAAATCCATGCTCAATACCACCGTCGGTAAAAGTGGGCATGTATGGGTTGTCGGCACCAGAGGTGAAAATAAAGGTAAATATATAGTCTCCAATTCTGCTGAAAATGATGGAGAATATGTAGACTCTGTGGGTGGTAAAAAAGGATTTATTTATGAACTCATCGACCAGGCTATCCAGAATGGTGATGGCAAAATATCCAGTAAAATATATTTGTGGAAAACTAAGTCGGATAAAACCGGACGGACTAAACTTTCAGTCTTTACATATTTCAAAGAATGGGGCTGGCTCATTGGAGCAGGCGTTTATCTTGATGAGTATCAGGGCATTACGGATCGCCTAACCGGGGTTTTGGATTATCTGGTTGAATGGTTAATTGTATCCGGGATTATTTTATTACTGATTACTCTTGCAATATCATTTTATGTAAGTGGTCTTATAGCTAATCCTGTCAGCCATATGGTTGATCTTGTAAAAATTGTCGCCGATGGAGATTTGTTCAGTGCGAAGAAATCACTGGTTAGTGTTGAGGCGAATTGTCCTAATGCACGCAGAGCTATACGGGGTATTAATGACAGGGAATCGTTAGATGAAACAGGTCAACTCTATCTTGCAGTTCGAGATATGGTTGAAACCTTAAATTCTCTTGTATCGCAGGTACAGCGTTCAGGAATTCAAGTAACAACTTCTTCTACTGAAATTGCTGCATCCGCCCGTCAACTTGAGGTTACATTTAATACCCAGGCTGCTGCAACGAATCAAATAAGTGCCACGAGTACGGAGATATCCGCTAATTCCGGTGAGCTTGCCGGAACAATGCATAAGGTAAACAATTCAGCTTCACAGATGGCAACACTTGCCCATGACGGACAGGATGGCCTTAAAACAATGATCCGCATCATGGATGATTTAAGTCTGGCGACTTCCTCAATCACAGATAAACTTGCTGAGATCAATAAAAGAGCTAACTCTATTGAAGGGATTGTCGCAACAATTACAAAAGTCGCAGATCGTACAAACCTGCTCTCTCTCAATGCTGCCATAGAAGCTGAGAAAGCCGGAAAGTTCGGTCAGGGGTTTTCCGTTGTAGCTGCTGAAATAAGAAGGCTTGCAGATCAGACATCTGTAGCTGCCCTTGAAATTGAAAACATGATCGCGAATATGCGTTTTTCAGTCGACTCAGGGGTTACAGAAATGAATAAGTTTGCCGAAGATGTACGTTTTGGAGCAAGTAAAGCAACAAAACTGGGCAAAAAGCTTGAAGGAATCATGACCGGTGTTCGCGAACTCAATCCAAGAATTGAAATGGTTAACGATGGTATGACAGCACAGGCCGAAGGCGCTGAACAAATTAGTGAAGCAATGTATCAACTCTCTGAGACGGCGTCGGATACTTCTGATGCTCTTGGAGAGTTTAACCGCGCAGCGGCTCAGTTAAATGAGGCTGTACAGGGACTGCGCAGCGAAGTTTCCAACTTTAAGGTGAGTGAATAA
- a CDS encoding chemotaxis protein CheW: MLVLTFRIGEYVYGLEAAMVVEVVPPAIYKELPRSPQYVKGIFDYRGTVTPVVDLSMLATDTPCKPLMSTRIIIVDLADLDMSAKRGEKFLGLLAENITETLKVDDRDFETSGLEIPDAPWLGRVARIGECMLQLIKPQKLLTEELHMVLFPVEQQE, encoded by the coding sequence ATGCTGGTACTCACTTTTAGAATCGGCGAGTATGTGTACGGCCTTGAGGCTGCTATGGTGGTGGAGGTAGTGCCTCCGGCAATTTATAAAGAACTGCCCCGTTCTCCACAGTATGTTAAAGGCATTTTTGACTATCGCGGTACAGTTACTCCGGTAGTAGATCTGTCCATGCTGGCAACAGACACTCCTTGCAAACCGCTGATGTCTACACGAATTATTATAGTTGACCTTGCCGATCTTGATATGAGTGCAAAGCGCGGCGAAAAATTCTTAGGATTGCTTGCTGAAAATATTACTGAGACGTTGAAAGTTGATGATCGAGATTTTGAGACATCAGGTTTGGAAATTCCCGATGCCCCCTGGCTTGGTCGAGTTGCTAGAATCGGTGAATGCATGCTGCAGTTAATAAAACCTCAGAAACTTCTTACAGAAGAACTTCATATGGTACTTTTTCCCGTAGAACAGCAGGAATAG